The nucleotide sequence gatcatttcatcagaagcaatcaaactgcttctgaagttttatcagaagaagtattttttaagagaaaaagaaaacacaattcaacccccccccccccccccttcttgtgtttttcaccttcattaTCCTCCAACAACATTAGACAAATTAGCTACTTGATTAAAAAATGATGCAATGTCAGAATGTTTTTTTGCTAATGTCACAAGAGCTAATTGGAGTTGATGAGCAAAACAATGAATATAAAAAGCAGAacaattttctttcaatatCAAGCTTTTGAGACCATTATATTCACCTCGCATGTTGCTTGCGCCATCATATCCTTGTCCACGTATCCTTGACAAACTCAACCCATATTTTGCAAGCAATGCCTCCAAAGCCGATTTCAAGGATAAAGCACTAGTATTAGAAACCTCAACAATACCAAGAAAACGCTCAACAACTTTGCCTTTTTTATTAACATAACGTAAAGCAACAACCATTTGCTCTTTAACTGAGATATCTCGagattcatcaatcataatagCAAAGAAATCATCTCCTAGATCATGAAGTATTACTATAGTAGTTTCATAGGCAGCAACTCTAACAATATCCTTTTGAATTTGAGGAGATGTTAGCTTAAGATTTCCACTAGTATTCTTCCAAACATCACGAATAGTTCATTATGATTAACAAGAAAATCTAGAAGCTCAAGAAAATTACCTTTATTACTTGATGATGAATTCTCATCATGACCACGAAAAGCTAAACCTTGCATCAACAGATATTGAATGTAATCAAGTATGGAAGTCAGGCGAATTCTATATTCCACTTTAACTTGATGAGATTATTTGTACATAGCTCCTTCAATATGTTGCTTTTGTTTCATTAGATCTTGACAGTTTCTCCATGCTTGATTATGAGCGTTGTTTACACTTCTGACATGGACTTGGAACCTGTCACTTTTTCTCCAATTTGTAAAACCTTCTGTTATAAAGGCCTCGCCACTACCTCTATGTTCTTTAAGATGTGATCTCATGagataacaacataagcaataTGATGCATCTTCCTTTTGACTATATTCCAACCAACCGCCATATTTTGAATACCATTCCAAATTAAACTTACGAGAGGAATCTCCAAATTTTGCAAGTGGAAAATTAATCTCTCTTGGTTGACAAGGGCCCTTTTGAAAATAGTATCTCCTAATTTTTTCTCTATCACTTGGATGATAATCTAAAAGTCTTGGCCTCAACCCAGGATCACTAGGAAGCTTTCCCAAATCCAATTCTaaccatctttttttcaaaggtgGACCCAATTGTATACTTTCACATTCATCAAGTGTTTGAGAATTAGGATTAGGAGTTGATGATTGTTCTGATTCTGAAATTGGTTTGTAAAATCTCTTCATTGAATGTTTACTGCTACAAATTACAAGTATATTGATCAGAGCAGAATCAATTTATAATTCTAAAAACACtactttttttataagttataactaCCCTATAAACACTACTCATGAGTACATAAAAATCATAGGAAATCgatcataaaaataacataaaaacatcAACACAAACActtaaagcaataaaatagtAGTAAAGTTTAAGATTGTTGAATAATCCcaaataatcacttatcaaaccctaacaataaattttacacaatcaacataaattcaatatCAACAAGGTAATAATAGATGTTAACTCTCATtacaataataaacaaacaaaacaaataagtttaaaatcataaaaataaggaAGAGAGTGTACCTCTTAGATCACCACCAATggaggaagagagaaaaaaaataaggaatgaGAAGATTAGAGACATAAGAAACAAGGAAGaggaagttttattttaaaacaaggATGTGGATGTGGTTGATTTTTTTGATGTGGTTGAAACAGAGAGGGAGTTTGTTTGTTCACtgtgagaaagaaagaaagaaagaaaccgTGATTGTAAATTGTGGATGGCGGGACGTGTGTTGTGTTGATGTAAATCAGAATTGTGTTAGCTGGGCCTTGGGATTGGGCAGTTGGGCTACTGGGTGGGAGTGtttgatattttagaaattGCTAGCAGTAGTGGGTGGGGTGTTATTAGCAGtatatgtttataaaaaaaaatttagaaaagtttGTGCAGGCAGGAGCCCCCTTAATCATGTGAGTGGCTCCGCCCCTACCTTCGACTACTTTATGCATGTTTTCCACATGTCTGAACCTTCAAACTTGCCTTTTCAGCAAGAATTCAAAGTCTACAAAGGTTTCTCTAGTCAAAAACCTTCACTTGCCGAAATCACTAACTGTCAAAATCCAAATGCTTTCTCTTTGGACTTAGAAAATCCTGTCGAAAAACACATTTGAAAATATAGGCTAATAGTGCTCAAACACTATTAATTTGCTCTTCTAACCATATTAGAATTCCTCACCTTTGTATTACCACGTCTTACTTGAAGTCCCACATCAGAACATTAAAAGATTAACACATCAAAAACGTATTTTAAAATAGGAAGCTATAACAATTTGGCTACTGGCCTTTGTTTCATTATCAGTTGTgagttgagattttttttttgggttaatggtgCATTACCCACCTATAATATATGTTAGTttcggttttcccccctgtaaaattttctttttggattccgtccttgtaGTTTGAagctttttggttttggaccttcatgaactTTGACAGTACAAAATCAATGATATGGTAGGgaggtaaaccgaaattttgacaaattaacaggggggtaaaccgaaatttgctcaaattgcaGGGGGCGTAAACCGAAATTTCCTCAAATTATAGGGGGCAAATTTTTCATGAAGGCCTAAGAGTGGCTTCAGGTCTAAGAGTGGTATACACcgttatcattgtgagaatatcttatgacattttcataacatactatgtagtattctcacggtgGGTCAATCTTGTATAAacattactcctaatatttatacctaCATATAAACTTAATTTCTCATATACATGACCCATGGGATGTGGTCATCGGTCTACATAAATAATAGTCTTGACACTTTATCATTATCCTAATTTATATTAAAGattgactacggatacatttaagaattgCATTCTTTACattaatgtaatctcatgattaattAACACTTAATATTCCAtcacacgaactatctattctctGGACTTTATTTATCttacaacaaatataataaaaatgccatatatattattcaataataaaagtcatgatacgtAGCAAAAGTTTAAGATAAACTATTGACCTATAGAGCTTACACCAACAACcacatgaaaaaaaatgatgatgatatcTAATCCATAAATTGTAGTGTTTATCAGTGTTTTTGGCAAACAAAAGTgctaattttaaaaagttacttGTAAGATCAAACTAGAAATCCTAGTTTTCCAAAAATTGTTTGAATGTTCGTCATGTTCATGAGTTTTAAATGTGAACAAGTTGAAgattaatattttgattcaatGGAATCAAACAAGTTTCTAGTGATTTGAATGTAAACTTAActttaaagatgaaaataaagaagtttaaaagaaatgaaattgcTTTGCATTAAGTAAATAGTTCATCAAATCATGTTACATACATTCTTTGTTACTTTTTTCTCTTTATGCTTGAATAATTCGAGCATGAGAAGTCTGATCATGATTTGTgaccccctttttttttttatgaaaaattacaatATATACATAAGTAAATAACTAACAAACCAACGATCCTAAACTATATGTCTTCGATAGACTTGGACTTCTTTCCATGTGTGTTGAACCTTTGATCTTGCTCTTCAGAGAGAATTTGAATTCCTTCTAGTCAAATTCAAAAGACTTGAAACTGTTTACAAACGCCGTATCTAGTCGAATACAATTGCTTCTAATTTGAACATAGAAGGACTAAAGATCTTGATCACggatgaagatggtgaagaCACCAATGTGACGTCTAACGTCGTATATGAGGAAGTATTTCGCAATGTGTGATGAAACTACATGCCAATGTactaaaattttcatatttattttaccgaattattgataggattaccgaatttacattttatgaagtgttttattttgtctactatGGATTATCACCTGTTCTTTTTTTCACCCttaccaattatatattgcattttattatttgtatgtCAATCCCTTAACAATAAATCCTTGCGACGCACGGGTCAACAATCTagttaatagttaaatgagttgttttttgaagaaaaaaatattttttatcatttataattaaaataactaaatattattcatcaaaagtgtcaacgaaataaaattaattttcttttgaatttttattactaataattgagagcattgattaatttttacgataatatacaaaaaaaaattactatgattcttataaacaatgaaatgatgtttttttcttatgaaatcatgttctataaaatataaatattaacaaataaattatttatttcataaaaaaataatcgttaatttataaaattatgaagtaagagtaccggtacacctcaatttataAGTGTACCGTAAATGTTCCCCTTGAGTTTTATGATAAAGGTAAGAGAGAGAAGATTGCGAGAGAAGTGAAAAAGGgcgaaaaagttggattttatacatttttaagagagagaaagttaagaACCTTATTATGAGTTTGGGAGCTCCATTGCTACATATACAAGAAAACTTCAGAAAACCCTTTAATTCTTCCGGGTCTAATTACATGGGTGTCACCAGGTTTGAATATATCTTCCAAACATCTCTTTAATTATCTGACTGATTATGTTTACTCttcaagtttttatttatttatacatttttatatTCTCTTATATGTGTGTTCaattttcatctctttaaatAGACTCGATGCCAATAGATGGGAAGCAAGACTGGAAAAGAAGAATAATAATAGGAGGCTAATTTTTCACTTGGGAACATTTGGTGAGCTCATTCATCTTAGTTTATCTTATCACTttattcctaattttttttaaggatcatgTCTTCATATTTCTcaactgaaaataaaaatgcattcATATTTCTATTTAATATTCTTACGTATTTATAAGAATTCCTAAGTGTTATTTCCATTTAAGTTTCTTATACACTCACCTTTTTTGAGAGGAATTCTTATACACTCACCTTAGCTACTTATTgtaataatatatacatatagaaTTTGGATCCTCTTCTCCTCattctctcattctctcttATTCACCAAGTTGTATCTATCtctctttaaattttaaagagatAGAAACAACTTGATGAAGGATAGAGAAAGAGATAATGAGGAGCATGAAAGAATCTAATGTAATACATACACATTAAGTATTAGGGAATGTGTATCTCTGTTCGGCTGTTGTTTCCCTCTCTGGTGCGGTTTGAATGTGAGGCAGGGTATGCCTGCATCTTTCGTAGGTATATGTCGGCATCTGGGTTCTTAACCTATGTATTTTGGGGTTTTTTAGGGGTGTCATTTGGTGTCGCATATATATGTGGCACCCTCCTTGTatttttttacccttttttctGCGAGTTTTTAGTGCTCCTTGCACTTTCTCGACGAGAATAAAATTTAgctattcaaaaaaaaaaaagggaaagcGTGTCCTTTTATAAATTCTAAATGTAGCGCGTAGTTGCATTTGTGTAGGAGAAATGCTTACTTGCACACAAACACTATTAAAAAAGTTTAAGCACACACTCAAAcggaaaaaattgaaagagaaaataattgcaTGAGGTGACtaaattctttttcatttatttttcctcaTTTATGTAAGTTTGTCCAAACTctatttatttgtgtttgtgcccATGTAAGACTTGCTCTTCGTGTAGTCCAAACTCCAAACCATGGTTTAATATTATgagtcccgtgagcatagctcaattggtaggacaatgcattattatatgcaggggccgaggttcgaaccccagacaccccacttattcaccttataaggtgaattctaaccactagactacatgaccaaaaaaaaaaatatattatgattgCAATCGCGCATGCGGTTGTAGTCGTTGCGACTATGA is from Medicago truncatula cultivar Jemalong A17 chromosome 1, MtrunA17r5.0-ANR, whole genome shotgun sequence and encodes:
- the LOC112418567 gene encoding zinc finger MYM-type protein 1-like encodes the protein MANTSGNLKLTSPQIQKDIVRVAAYETTIVILHDLGDDFFAIMIDESRDISVKEQMVVALRYVNKKGKVVERFLGIVEVSNTSALSLKSALEALLAKYGLSLSRIRGQGYDGASNMRGEYNGLKSLILKENCSAFYIHCFAHQLQLALVTLAKKHSDIASFFNQVANLSNVVGG